DNA sequence from the Salvia splendens isolate huo1 chromosome 19, SspV2, whole genome shotgun sequence genome:
TCGTAGATTTGATGATTTGGAATGTTTATTCCTGCAACATATTGTCTTTcctcttttatattttattttttcatatttttattatgcCTATCTggttataatatatcaaatcaaACGTGCATATGTTAGTGTGCACTATGCAGCAAGTATTAATATGTACTTCTGTTATTGTGTAAGCATTTCTCGGAAACTGTCTTTTCCTACACTCGTGATAGAATTTGTTGTTGAGCCTCAAATGTACAAGCAAAGTGCAGCTATCCCGATTGTGTTGTGATATAACTATATGGATTGTTCTTGAATTATAGCTTGAACTTTGACACTGTAATGACTCTCTTGTCAATCTTTTTGGATGATTTGACTCGAGCTATTTGGTGAATAACGGATATTAGCATTaactatatttttaaattcgGGCTCAAAAGTTAACATGAGGTTAAACTCTGGgctataattttataataggtCCTGTTTTCAGCTAATCACTGGATTCGTTGCCAGCTAAAATTTCAAAATGTATGTTATTCATTGTAAGTTTGATTAAAGTTTGATCTTTTTGCAGCAAGTTTGGTGATATATTTGACGAGGACTTCTTCATATACGCTCTTAGAAATCACGTTAATGTTATTAGAGAGCTTCCAGAAGATGTACTCCGTCAATTCGATAACAACATTAGCAACATTGTAAATTTGAGAGTAAAGGCATGGTCGAGTCCGAAGTACTATCTTGAAAGGGTTTTACCGAAGCTGGTTGAGTTAAAGTACGGATTTCtacctttttttgtttttctctcATTATTATATTTCCCACACAGACTTCCTCTATGCTATTGTGATTACATAATCACCTATGTATGTTCATTCCTATGAGGGAAAATGTGCAAAAAATGTTACATCATTTAAATTGTAGCATGCCTTTGGATGGTATAACAAACATGAATCTCATTTTTCTTGCTAGGAAATGTAATCAAATATGGATTTTGGGTTGAAAATACTACAAATATGCGCTTTGTGAAGTTCGGATTATGAATCCATGTAATCCTTAGTGTAACATGTTACTTAGTTCGAACATTTAGTACCAAACTTTTACAATTTGAACATTAGGGCATTTTGAGAACAAGTGTTATACGTTTAGTCGTTTATACATATTTTGTATATTCCCTGGCCTATGATAAGTATCTTATAAATCTTTACAAACTCGGGGAACCTATGAGAGAGGGCTCGTTATTTGGTTTTCTTAGTCGTCAACAGATAGTCTTGAAGTTCGACTGTGATTTATGATATGCGGATGTGTATAATGTTTTTCTGTTGATtagttttttcagttttttcacACACATTACTGTATATTTTTACCTGAATTTGGTGTGCGAATCGAGTTATATATTTATCGAGAATAGAAGGTATATTTGATGAATTGGTTCCGATGATTGTGGGGCAGGGCTGTCCGCATTGCGCCTTTCTCTAACAGATTGGCTCATGCAGTTCCTCCGTACATCCAAGGACTTCGGTGCCTATGCAATTTTGAGGCAATCCGATTTTCAGGACCCATACGGATGCTAGCTGCGAAGATGGTCGATCAGATGGTTAAAACCAGTTCTAAAAGTGGAGGGAGATATGTGTCCGTGCATCTTCGGTTCGAAGAGGTATTCTCTTTGTCCTTGACATAGCTATCGTCATCGTTGCCTTATCGTTTCCATATCGCAATTTATTCACCACAACCTTTGCACGTTGTTATGAAAGGATATGGTAGCTTTCTCGTGCTGCAAATACGATGGAGGCGAAGAAGAAAAGCGCGACATGGATATTGTTCGAGAGAGAAGTTGGAGAGGGAAGTTTCGAAGGAGAGGTAGAGTGATAAGACCGGGTGCCAATCGTGTCGATGGAAAGTGCCCTTTAACGCCATTAGAGGTATCGTAGAGACGTAAAAGCATTACTTTTTATCGTAACACAACCCGTTTTTTTAAAATCACAACTTTTACATGATTTACTCATACCAATTTGCTAGTTATTTCAAAAGTGGTAGTCATTTTTCATAGTTTCGTGTCATATTTTGCAGGTCGGGATGATGCTAAGAGGCATGGGATTCGATAACACGACATCTCTATATGTCGCTGCTGGAAAAATTTACAAAGTGGAAAAGCATATGGGTCCTCTAAAGCAGATGTTTCCCGGTTTGGAGACGAAGGATACCCTGGCCTCCCCCGAAGAACTTGCTCCTTTCGTGGTACTAGAAAAATCATACGTGCAAAGCTATGAATTTAAATACTAATTTATACACGTAGATAGGATTGggttatttttattgaaaaaaatatctTTTTTTCGTAAAAATAGATTTTTGAACGCACTTAGAGATCTCgatttcaagattttgaagGCTGTATTGCATTATCTTGCTATTCAGGGTCATTCGTCGAGGTTGGCAGCTCTGGACTACACGGTTTGCCTGCACAGTGAGGTATTCGTCACAACTCAGGGTGGTAATTTTCCGCATTTCTTGGTGGGGCACAGACGCTACTTCTATGAAGGACATGCAAAGACGATTAAACCGGATAAGAGAAAGTTAGCTCAACTGTTTGATAGCCCTAATATCAGGTATTCTTTGTGACTTTGCTCGGCTCTCTTGCGCTTTTCCTGCCTTTTTGCTCGACTAGTTGAGGAAAAATCGTCTTCTTGGTGTTAGTTTGATTATGATGAGAGATGCAATAGTAGATATTACACGATGATGCAACATAGGATCCGACTCTATTTTTGTTCATAAATCACGTGCACGACTGCAACCTAGGAAAACGTCAATTTGACCTTGTCGAAATCTAGTTAAACATCGTATTCTCTCAATTCGTTGATCATTCCACTTCATGTTCTTCGTCTATGCAGATGGCAAGATTTCCGGCACCAGTTGCACGACATGCTGCACCACAATGATGTGAAGGGGAGTGAGGTGAGGAAGCCGAGCAGCTCCCTATACATGCACCCGATGCCGGATTGCATGTGTCGGAGATCCGAAAACAGCAACGCAACGAGGTCTGCTTAGTCGAGCGCGCGCACATAAATTCCACATAAACTGCAACACTTGATATAGTATAGTTAACATTTGATAATAGAGCATCATTCATCActaatatatgtatgtatatctATTCTTTTCTTTAAAACGGCTCATGTGATTTGAAATACTATGTTGTTTGTGCTATTGCTGTTATAATTAGTTTTGTAATAGAGCATTTTGTAATACAAGTAATTCTTTGTAGAGAAACTGTAAATGGCTCCAATCTTGAATGGATTTCTCATTTTCCCGCATTTgcaagtatgttttttttttgccaaattttagttttttcatATGGGCTTTATAGATTAATGTTGATCCACTTTTCTTACCCATCTATATATTTACAAAACATTATTAAAATCTCTATCCAAGTGTGAGTATACTTAAAAAGGAACATAACATAGTGTAAATCCAATGTACTAACAAATGATTCTATTGGAGTTTGGTATTGATTCTATTGGAGTTTGGTGTTGATCCAACTTTTATATGTTCAAAAGGGCATTAACTTTTTCTCCATAACAATATGCTTCTTATTTTCAATTATGTTTcttattttcttgaaaaaattgATTAATCAAAACCAAAATGTTCTCGATGACGAAAAGCAACCAGCTAATAAATCGGGTTTCGAGTCTAAGCCATGTGAATTGTACTCTAAAGAATTCGCAGACGCTCTCAAATGAAAATCAAGCCAAACGGTGCACTGAAATTAGTAAACCCAACCCCTCCCATCTTCCGCTAATAAAAATTCAATGGTCCAGACATATTGACACGCCGTAATTACACATATCTCTTTCTATCTTCTTTTTATCTATCTAGTTGCGATCGACTAGAAATACCACATGTCAGTGTGTTCGGACCATTAATATTTTAGTCCTCCCTCACCCTACCCCACCATCCCCTACCCACCGTTGGCCACCCCATTAATTGAAGCAGATGAAGAAAGCCCATGTGGGACATACAATCTTTAATGCTAATTAACTTCATAATCACTTCATGATGtgaaactcacacacacacacacacacacaaatattTTTACTAGTTTTTGCATAATAGAGCCCACATCACACCACAATGCCAACTATTCTGTTAAAGTGTACCTACTCACCAAATCCAACCCCATCCATTAACTACTTGTGTTTCTCACCAACTTGGTCaatttcctctctctctctctctctcacacacacacacacatatgtagtacatatatttatatatatatacatcataTTCCTCTTCATCCACATAGTCCCATGTTTATAGATAAGAGATTAATTGATTAGATTTCAATTTTGAAGAAATGGGGAGATCTCCTTGTTGTGAAAAAGCACACACTAACAAAGGGGCTTGGACTAAAGAGGAAGACCAGCGTTTGATCAGCTACATCCGAGCTCACGGCGAGGGCTGCTGGCGTTCCCTTCCTAAAGCTGCAGGTACAACCCCCTTAATGCATGTCTCAAGAATCAAGATCAAgcctttttattttcctttctcttcttttttttaaataaatttttgtgTTGTTCTTTTATTTAGGATTGTTGAGATGTGGCAAAAGCTGCAGATTGAGATGGATAAACTATCTGAGGCCTGATCTCAAGAGAGGCAATTTCACCCAAGAAGAAGATGAACTCATTATTAAATTGCATAGCTTGCTTGGAAATAAGtatgcctctctctctctctctctcaaggcTAAATGTAGCTTTTTTCATTAGAGAATTTCAAGATTTGATCTTGAtcacatttttctcttttttgatGCTATTCTTgatgaaatattataaattactaaacttttttatcattttaattattcaCTTTGTCCACTATCAAAAGTCTCGATAGTGAAcgacataaattttaatgtaaattggTAAAAAcgattttttttctgatttgtttatTTCATTGAAGGATGTGTTTTGCTTAGGTGTGATTGGTTTTGTTTGCACGTTTCTTCTTAGTATAATTACTGAAAAATGAATCACATCTAATTAGGGAGGGAAATTtataggaaaaataaaaaataaaaaatgactatTTTTGTGGAAAGtctaaaataagtaaaaaaccaAAAATGACTATTGATTAAAACGGAACTTCCAAAATCTAAACTTATAATGTCATTTGATTTTGCTAATGAGGTTGGATTCCAACCAAATTCTTCCCacatttaaattgatttttacGCAATTTCCCATTTTCGATAAATAACGTTGTCTAAGCATTAAATTGGGCCGAAATTGAACttattaacaaaataaaatgaaattcccaattatttaataatataaatttctaACTAacatttaaaattcaaataattgtGTCACAGATGGTCATTGATAGCCGGGAGATTGCCGGGAAGAACAGACAACGAAATCAAGAACTACTGGAACACGCACATCAAACGCAAGCTTCTCAGCCGCGGCACGGACCCACAAACCCACGGCCCCATCAATCCGGCCGCGAGCATCGACTTTCGAAGCTCGACTCCGCCGCCCGCAGCCAAAGCAAACAACTCCTCATCAGCTGACAACACCAAATGCAGCAGCACCACCACAGAGGAGTCCCTGCCGCCGCAGCCGCCTGTCGCGGAGGCGGCTGAGGAAAGCGGCGGCGGTGGGCTTGATTTGGAGCTGTCTATAGGGATCCCATCTCAGCCAAATGAGTATAGGAAAAGTGCTTCTTTTAATTTGAAGTCGAGCCATGATTTCTTGAGGCTAAATGGATTATACAGTTGCTGACaaatagtagtaattgattTCAATAGGTTTAGatacacttttttatttttgtgttatgttacttatgtatgtatgtgtttcaaagaaaaaaaaggtagTTTTGGGGGTAAatcaaaatgaaattaattagtCAAGATTCATGAGTATGATCTCTTGGAATGAGATTAGGGATAGCAAATTAGTTTGTGGTTATCATCGAAATCAAATTTGTTATGGCTCATATGTCTTTGAAATCATACATGCTAATTAATATGCCTTTGAATCTAGTGGAAACCTTTTTATATAACTACAAATTATAGGGTGTAACTCTTATCGTTCTCCTCcctaaagtaaaagaaagaaaagagattAAACTTCGTGTGTGAGTAGATCTAGTGGTAAAGACATATAATATCTAAGATCAAATGTCTCGAGTTTGATTTCACCGTAGCGCATCGATTTGTTAAGAATTTGTAATATCCAAATCTTTTAGAAGTTTAGAGTTAGTAATTAGATTTTTAGTTAGAGattttatgtgtatatgtttttattaggaataaaagaaataaattaggaAATAGAATTAAtgagataaagaaaaagaagaaagaaaaggaatagGAAGTTGATGTAATGCAGTCAATATTTTTCTAAAGCTTTAAAAGTTGAGAATAAAGGTTTTTATGCTAAAAGGGAGATAGATAGATGTGATATTTTGGCTTCCATACTTGTgctttaagtgtttatttataatttgtatatgTGATTGT
Encoded proteins:
- the LOC121778206 gene encoding O-fucosyltransferase 9-like, whose protein sequence is MHGLSRLSNGASSLSPPSSPRHRGGRVKSPSSAPVAVGGGYGGGAGGFRGGGRGELKNVVERFGCFLISAMYRRRGVLMFASLLYISGILMYMGTMVFNAVDRSGGEVSDAVGPGSVYRSPQVFEKLWPFMEAESNRSSNMLLNVWNPKLRQGWKPCIKQTVSQPGLSELPPSNGYLIIEANGGLNQQRLSICDAVAVAGLLNATLVIPIFHLNSVWRDSSKFGDIFDEDFFIYALRNHVNVIRELPEDVLRQFDNNISNIVNLRVKAWSSPKYYLERVLPKLVELKAVRIAPFSNRLAHAVPPYIQGLRCLCNFEAIRFSGPIRMLAAKMVDQMVKTSSKSGGRYVSVHLRFEEDMVAFSCCKYDGGEEEKRDMDIVRERSWRGKFRRRGRVIRPGANRVDGKCPLTPLEVGMMLRGMGFDNTTSLYVAAGKIYKVEKHMGPLKQMFPGLETKDTLASPEELAPFVGHSSRLAALDYTVCLHSEVFVTTQGGNFPHFLVGHRRYFYEGHAKTIKPDKRKLAQLFDSPNIRWQDFRHQLHDMLHHNDVKGSEVRKPSSSLYMHPMPDCMCRRSENSNATRSA
- the LOC121778670 gene encoding myb-related protein 330-like, with product MGRSPCCEKAHTNKGAWTKEEDQRLISYIRAHGEGCWRSLPKAAGLLRCGKSCRLRWINYLRPDLKRGNFTQEEDELIIKLHSLLGNKWSLIAGRLPGRTDNEIKNYWNTHIKRKLLSRGTDPQTHGPINPAASIDFRSSTPPPAAKANNSSSADNTKCSSTTTEESLPPQPPVAEAAEESGGGGLDLELSIGIPSQPNEYRKSASFNLKSSHDFLRLNGLYSC